The Impatiens glandulifera chromosome 8, dImpGla2.1, whole genome shotgun sequence genome includes a window with the following:
- the LOC124911627 gene encoding glucosamine 6-phosphate N-acetyltransferase-like, whose product MSQVVRALEGDVSLADLNEGIKPGHSTIYSSHESSDYDTSQYNEDMKKFRKMAFETQEQGSSEYSGGRTTSEYGLNPSGSSGEGVVNTREMEMGRLKKDSSEFERFRELSLYGDDHVICVIEDPMNKNKIIATGSVFIERKFIRNCGKVAHIEDIVVDSAARGMNLGKKIVGFLTDHAQSTGCYKVILDCSLENKTFYEKCGFKQKEIQMVRYFI is encoded by the exons ATGAGCCAG GTTGTGAGGGCATTAGAAGGAGATGTATCGTTGGCTGATCTAAACGAAGGAATCAAGCCTGGACACAGTACAATATACAGTTCTCATGAAAGTTCTGATTACGACACAAGCCAATACAATGAAGATATGAAGAAATTTAGGAAGATGGCTTTCGAAACACAGGAGCAGGGAAGTAGCGAGTATAGTGGAGGAAGAACTACGAGCGAATATGGTTTGAATCCATCCGGTTCAAGCGGTGAAGGAGTTGTTAACACGAGAGAAATGGAAATGGGGAGGTTGAAGAAAGACAGTTCAGAGTTCG AGCGATTCCGAGAGTTGAGTTTATACGGAGACGATCATGTAATTTGTGTAATTGAGGATCCAATGAACAAGAATAAGATCATTGCAACTGGGAGTGTGTTCATCGAGAGAAAGTTCATTCGAAATTGTGGAAAAGTTGCGCATATTGAAGATATCGTTGTCGATTCCGCCGCTCGAGGGATGAATCTTGGGAAGAAGATCGTAGGTTTCCTCACTGATCATGCTCAATCGACTGGCTGTTATAAGGTGATTCTCGATTGTAGCTTGGAGAACAAAACGTTTTATGAAAAGTGTGGTTTCAAGCAAAAGGAAATCCAGATGGTTAGATATTTCATTTGA
- the LOC124911628 gene encoding ATP-dependent Clp protease proteolytic subunit-like: MNKNKIIATGSVFIERKFIRNCGKVAHIEDIVVDSAARGMNLGKKIVGFLTDHAQSTGCYKVILDSAAAFRQPFSRGFRTPPFISSFLLEKRSINVTGLIDDENAESIIFQLMYFEYRNPKAPIQMIINSGGRLITSGLAVYDQMKALKCHVHTCCVGNAASMAAVLLAGGEKEFRYASANSSVMIHSAIGGYQGSSKDVQITFNQLMAEEDKIVLALARDTGSSIDVIRKCIERDNFMSPQQAKHLGLIDIIGTLPPFPRQNMNIPRPTMI, translated from the exons ATGAACAAGAATAAGATCATTGCAACTGGGAGTGTGTTCATCGAGAGAAAGTTCATTCGAAATTGTGGAAAAGTTGCGCATATTGAAGATATCGTTGTCGATTCCGCCGCTCGAGGGATGAATCTTGGGAAGAAGATCGTAGGTTTCCTCACTGATCATGCTCAATCGACTGGCTGTTATAAGGTGATTCTCGATT CAGCAGCTGCTTTCCGACAACCATTTTCAAGAGGTTTTAGGACTCCCCCATTTATTTCATCATTCCTCTTGGAAAAAAGAAGTATCAATGTCACTGGGTTGATCGACGACGAAAACGCTGAATCTATAATTTTTCAACTCATGTACTTTGAGTACAGGAATCCAAAAGCGCCAATCCAAATGATTATCAATTCTGGGGGAAGATTAATAACTTCAG gACTTGCTGTTTATGATCAAATGAAGGCGCTGAAATGTCATGTACACACTTGTTGTGTCGGGAATGCAGCATCCATGGCTGCAGTGTTATTGGCAGGAGGGGAGAAAGAATTTCGATATGCTTCCGCGAACAGCTCCGTGATGATCCACTCTGCCATAGGTGGATATCAGGGAAGCTCAAAAGACGTACAAATTACATTTAATCAACTAATGGCAGAGGAGGACAAAATTGTTCTCGCTTTGGCAAGAGACACCGGAAGTTCAATCGATGTTATCAGGAAATGTATTGAGAGGGATAACTTCATGTCCCCTCAACAGGCCAAGCATTTAGGATTGATCGATATCATAGGTACCCTTCCCCCATTCCCTCGCCAAAACATGAACATCCCAAGGCCGACAATGATATGA
- the LOC124912029 gene encoding proline-rich receptor-like protein kinase PERK1 — MSQVVRALEGDVSLADLNEGIKPGHSTVYSSHESSDYDTSQYNEEMKKFRKMAFETQEQGSSEYSGGRTTSEYGLNPSGSSGEGVVNTREMEMGRLKKDSSGFGIGS, encoded by the exons ATGAGCCAG GTTGTGAGGGCATTAGAAGGAGATGTATCGTTGGCGGATCTAAACGAAGGAATCAAGCCTGGACACAGTACAGTATACAGTTCTCATGAAAGTTCTGATTACGACACAAGCCAATAcaatgaagaaatgaagaaatttAGGAAGATGGCTTTCGAAACACAGGAGCAGGGAAGTAGCGAGTACAGTGGAGGAAGAACTACGAGCGAATATGgtttgaatccatctggttcAAGCGGTGAAGGAGTTGTTAACACGAGAGAAATGGAAATGGGGAGGTTGAAGAAAGACAGTTCAGGGTTCGGTATTGGAAGCTAA
- the LOC124911629 gene encoding ATP-dependent Clp protease proteolytic subunit-like, producing the protein MLNLIKFTAAAASRQPFSRGFRTPPFISSFLLEKRRINVTGLIDDENAESIIFQLMYFEYRNPKAPIQMIINSGGRLITSGLAVYDQMKALKCPVHTCCVGNAASMAAVLLAGGEKEFRYASANSSVMIHSAIGGYQGSSKDVQITFNQLMAEEDKIVLALARDTGSSIDVIRKCIERDNFMSPQQAKNLGLIDIIGTLPPIPSPKHEHPKADNDMN; encoded by the exons atgttgaatcttataaaattcaCAGCAGCAGCTGCTTCCCGACAACCATTTTCAAGAGGTTTTAGGACTCCCCCATTTATTTCATCATTCCTCTTGGAAAAGAGAAGGATCAATGTCACTGGGTTGATCGACGACGAAAACGCTGAATCCATAATTTTTCAACTCATGTACTTTGAGTACAGGAATCCAAAAGCGCCAATCCAAATGATTATCAATTCTGGGGGAAGATTAATAACTTCAG gACTTGCTGTTTATGATCAAATGAAGGCGCTGAAATGTCCTGTACACACTTGTTGTGTCGGAAATGCAGCATCCATGGCTGCAGTGTTATTGGCAGGAGGGGAGAAAGAATTTCGATATGCTTCCGCGAACAGCTCCGTGATGATCCACTCTGCCATAGGTGGATATCAGGGAAGCTCAAAAGACGTACAAATTACATTTAATCAACTAATGGCAGAGGAGGACAAAATTGTTCTCGCTTTGGCAAGAGACACCGGAAGTTCAATCGATGTTATCAGGAAATGTATTGAGAGGGATAACTTCATGTCCCCTCAACAGGCCAAGAATTTAGGATTGATCGATATCATAGGTACCCTTCCCCCCATTCCCTCGCCAAAACATGAACATCCCAAGGCCGACAATGATATGAATTAG
- the LOC124911630 gene encoding proline-rich receptor-like protein kinase PERK1, producing the protein MSQVVRALEGDVSLADLNEGIKPGHSTVYSSHESSDYDTSQYNEDMKKFRKMAFETQEQGSSEYSGGRTTSEYGLNPFGSSGEGVVNTREMEMGRLKKDSSGFGIGS; encoded by the exons ATGAGCCAG GTTGTGAGGGCATTAGAAGGAGATGTATCGTTGGCTGATCTAAACGAAGGAATCAAGCCTGGACACAGTACAGTATACAGTTCTCATGAAAGTTCTGATTACGACACAAGCCAATACAATGAAGATATGAAGAAATTTAGGAAGATGGCTTTCGAAACACAGGAGCAGGGAAGTAGCGAGTACAGTGGAGGAAGAACTACGAGCGAATATGGTTTGAATCCATTCGGTTCAAGCGGTGAAGGAGTTGTTAACACGAGAGAAATGGAAATGGGGAGGTTGAAGAAAGACAGTTCAGGGTTCGGTATTGGAAGCTAA
- the LOC124911631 gene encoding ATP-dependent Clp protease proteolytic subunit-like — MNKNKIIATGSVFIERKFIRNCGKVAHIEDIVVDSAARGMNLGKKIVGFLTDHAQSTGCYKVILDSAAASRQPFSRGFRTPPFISSFLLEKRRINVTGLIDDENAEAIIFQLMYFEYRNPKAPIQMIINSGGRLITSGLAVYDQMKALKCHVHTCCVGNAASMAAVLLAGGEKEFRYASANSSVMIHSAIGGYQGSSKDVQITFNQLMAEEDKIVLALARDTGSSIDVIRKCIERDNFMSPQQAKHLGLIDIIGTLPPIPSPKHEHPKADNDMN, encoded by the exons ATGAACAAGAATAAGATCATTGCAACTGGGAGTGTGTTCATCGAGAGAAAGTTCATTCGAAATTGTGGAAAAGTTGCGCATATTGAAGATATCGTTGTCGATTCCGCCGCTCGAGGGATGAATCTTGGGAAGAAGATCGTAGGTTTCCTCACTGATCATGCTCAATCGACTGGTTGTTATAAGGTGATTCTCGATT CAGCAGCTGCTTCCCGACAACCATTTTCAAGAGGTTTTAGGACTCCCCCATTTATTTCATCATTCCTCTTGGAAAAGAGAAGGATCAATGTCACTGGGTTGATCGACGACGAAAACGCTGAAGCCATAATTTTTCAACTCATGTACTTTGAGTACAGGAATCCAAAAGCGCCAATCCAAATGATTATCAATTCTGGGGGAAGATTAATAACTTCAG gACTTGCTGTTTATGATCAAATGAAGGCGCTGAAATGTCATGTACACACTTGTTGTGTCGGGAATGCAGCATCCATGGCTGCAGTGTTATTGGCAGGAGGGGAGAAAGAATTTCGATATGCTTCCGCGAACAGCTCCGTGATGATCCACTCTGCCATAGGTGGATATCAGGGAAGCTCAAAAGACGTACAAATTACATTTAATCAACTAATGGCAGAGGAGGACAAAATTGTTCTTGCTTTGGCAAGAGACACCGGAAGTTCAATCGATGTTATCAGGAAATGTATTGAGAGGGATAACTTCATGTCCCCTCAACAGGCCAAGCATTTAGGATTGATCGATATCATAGGTACCCTTCCCCCCATTCCCTCGCCAAAACATGAACATCCCAAGGCCGACAATGATATGAATTAG
- the LOC124911632 gene encoding proline-rich receptor-like protein kinase PERK1 produces MSQVVRALEGDVSLADLNEGIKPGHSTVYSSHESSDYDTSQYNEDMKKFRKMAFETQEQGSSEYSGGRTTSEYGLNPSGSSGEGVVNTREMEMGRLKKDSSGFGIGS; encoded by the exons ATGAGCCAG GTTGTGAGGGCATTAGAAGGAGATGTATCGTTGGCTGATCTAAACGAAGGAATCAAGCCTGGACACAGTACAGTATACAGTTCTCATGAAAGTTCTGATTACGACACAAGCCAATACAATGAAGATATGAAGAAATTTAGGAAGATGGCTTTCGAAACACAGGAGCAGGGAAGTAGCGAGTACAGTGGAGGAAGAACTACGAGCGAATATGGTTTGAATCCATCCGGTTCAAGCGGTGAAGGAGTTGTTAACACGAGAGAAATGGAAATGGGGAGGTTGAAGAAAGACAGTTCAGGGTTCGGTATTGGAAGCTAA
- the LOC124911633 gene encoding ATP-dependent Clp protease proteolytic subunit-like: MLNLIKFTAAAASRQPFSRGFRTPPFISSFLLEKRRINVTGLIDDENAESIIFQLMYFEYRNPKASIQMIINSGGRLITSGLAVYDQMKALKCPVHTCCVGNAASMAAVLLAGGEKEFRYASANSSVMIHSVIGGYQGSSKDVQITFNQLMAEEDKIVLALARDTGSSIDVIRKCIERDNFMSPQQAKHLGLIDIIGTLPPIPSPKHEHPKADNDKN; this comes from the exons atgttgaatcttataaaattcaCAGCAGCAGCTGCTTCCCGACAACCATTTTCAAGAGGTTTTAGGACTCCCCCATTTATTTCATCATTCCTCTTGGAAAAGAGAAGGATCAATGTCACTGGGTTGATCGACGACGAAAACGCTGAATCCATAATTTTTCAACTCATGTACTTTGAGTACAGGAATCCAAAAGCGTCAATCCAAATGATTATCAATTCTGGGGGAAGATTAATAACTTCAG gACTTGCTGTTTATGATCAAATGAAGGCGCTGAAATGTCCTGTACACACTTGTTGTGTCGGGAATGCAGCATCCATGGCTGCAGTGTTATTGGCAGGAGGGGAGAAAGAATTTCGATATGCTTCCGCGAACAGCTCCGTGATGATCCACTCTGTCATAGGTGGATATCAGGGAAGCTCAAAAGACGTACAAATTACATTTAATCAACTAATGGCAGAGGAGGACAAAATTGTTCTCGCTTTGGCAAGAGACACCGGAAGTTCAATCGATGTTATCAGGAAATGTATTGAGAGGGATAACTTCATGTCCCCTCAACAGGCCAAGCATTTAGGATTGATCGATATCATAGGTACCCTTCCCCCCATTCCCTCGCCAAAACATGAACATCCCAAGGCCGACAATGATAAGAATTAG